Proteins encoded within one genomic window of Manis pentadactyla isolate mManPen7 chromosome 4, mManPen7.hap1, whole genome shotgun sequence:
- the ACTRT2 gene encoding actin-related protein T2 gives MFDPQVLDSPAVIFDNGSGLCKAGLSGEIGPRHVISSVVGYPIFKMPSAGTNQKCFVGEEALHKHEVLHVHYPIERGLVTDWDNMEQLCKHLFEWKLGVKASEQPVLVTETSLNPRKVREKMAEVMFENFNVPAFYLSDQAVLALYASACVTGLVVDSGDGLTCTVPIFEGYSLPHAVSKLYVAGRDITEHLTQLLLASGRTFPCMLDKALVGDMKERLCYVALEPEKELSRRPEEVLREYRLQDGNIVHIGDQLYQAPEALFMPEQLGAPTPGLSKMVSHSITKCDTEIQRMLYGEIVLSGGTTLFQGLSDRLLRELEQLAPKGTPIKITAPPDRWFSTWIGASVITSLSSFKQMWVTSADFKEFGPSVVQRRCF, from the coding sequence ATGTTTGACCCACAAGTATTAGATTCTCCAGCCGTGATCTTTGACAATGGGTCCGGGCTCTGTAAGGCAGGCCTGTCTGGGGAGATTGGGCCCCGCCACGTCATCAGCTCAGTTGTGGGGTACCCGATATTCAAGATGCCTTCAGCAGGCACCAATCAGAAGTGCTTCGTGGGAGAGGAAGCCTTGCACAAGCATGAGGTTTTGCACGTGCACTACCCCATCGAGCGGGGCCTGGTCACGGACTGGGACAACATGGAGCAGCTCTGCAAACACCTCTTTGAGTGGAAGCTGGGGGTGAAAGCCAGCGAACAGCCAGTGCTCGTGACCGAGACCTCCCTGAATCCACGCAAGGTCCGTGAGAAGATGGCTGAGGTGATGTTTGAGAACTTCAACGTGCCCGCCTTCTACCTGTCGGACCAGGCTGTGCTGGCCCTCTACGCCTCAGCCTGCGTCACAGGCCTGGTGGTGGACAGTGGGGATGGGCTCACGTGTACCGTCCCCATCTTCGAGGGGTACTCCCTGCCCCACGCGGTCTCCAAGCTCTACGTGGCAGGGAGGGACATCACAGAGCATCTTACCCAGTTGCTGCTGGCTAGCGGGAGGACCTTCCCATGCATGCTGGATAAAGCCCTGGTGGGCGACATGAAGGAGAGGCTGTGCTACGTGGCCCTGGAGCCGGAGAAGGAGCTCTCCCGGAGGCCGGAGGAGGTGCTCAGAGAGTACAGGCTGCAGGACGGCAACATCGTCCACATCGGGGACCAGCTATACCAGGCGCCGGAGGCCCTGTTCATGCCCGAGCAGCTGGGTGCCCCAACCCCAGGCCTCTCCAAAATGGTCTCCCACAGCATCACCAAATGTGATACTGAGATTCAGAGGATGCTGTATGGGGAGATCGTGCTGTCTGGGGGTACCACTCTGTTCCAGGGCCTCAGTGACCGGCTTCTGAGGGAGCTGGAGCAGCTGGCTCCCAAAGGGACCCCCATCAAGATCACAGCTCCCCCTGACAGGTGGTTCTCCACGTGGATCGGCGCCTCTGTCATCACCTCTCTGAGCAGCTTCAAGCAGATGTGGGTCACCTCCGCAGACTTCAAGGAGTTCGGGCCATCTGTGGTTCAGAGGAGATGCTTCTGA